One genomic region from Populus nigra chromosome 8, ddPopNigr1.1, whole genome shotgun sequence encodes:
- the LOC133701027 gene encoding DNA-directed RNA polymerase V subunit 5A-like, translated as MAGSMDTFNSNGASVHGIFSRDRCLTELVDDRSEQSYRHYISRRTVLEMHKDRGYDVAGTGLTRSLTEFRSIFRNSPNLDSLRFSVSIRSNPYKKNLVIFMGTDEIRIANIRAVYGQILSKESIQGLILILQSKINYFARKEPEKFQFKVEVFQVHPPVV; from the exons ATGGCAGGAAGCATGGATACCTTTAACAGCAATGGCGCTTCAGTTCACGGCATTTTCAGCCGCGACCGATGCCTGACGGAGTTGGTAGACGACAGGTCGGAACAGAGCTACAGGCACTACATCTCTCGAAGGACAGTTTTGGAAATGCACAAAGACCGTGGCTATGATGTGGCTGGCACAGGCCTCACTCGATCACTCACTGAGTTTCGTTCCATTTTCAGAAATAGCCCTAATCTTGATAGCCTCCGCTTCTCTGTTTCTATCCGCTCCAATCCGTACAAGAAG AACCTGGTCATCTTCATGGGAACTGATGAAATTAGAATAGCAAATATCAGGGCTGTATATGGTCAAATTCTTAGCAAAGAGAGTATACAAGGGCTGATACTGATCTTGCAAAGCAAAATCAACTACTTTGCCAGGAAAGAGCCGGAGAAGTTTCAATTCAAAGTGGAGGTTTTTCAAGTACATCCCCCTGTTgtctaa